The Cutaneotrichosporon cavernicola HIS019 DNA, chromosome: 3 region CTCCTCAACAGGGTTGACAACGTGCACCTCGATGTTCTCGCAGTTGGGCCCGAAGAAGCCCGTGGCCTTCCACCCGCGCAGCTGAAGCAGGCTGAATgggcctggtgtcagctttgAGTAATGTGTCAGCTTACCGAacacctcgcgctcgacagGCCGCTGGTCCTCGGGGAGCGTGCGAAGGTAGGCGAGCGAGAAGCGGTACTGGAATGCGCGGTTGACTGATGGTGGTCTtgctggcgccgccgccgatgcTGTCTCCTCACGAGGGAGCATGCGCTggaccgcctcgcgcgAGAGCGAATACACGTCCAACTGCCCAATGGCCTGGAGGCTGGACACGATGGCAGTGAGTCGTCCGAATGGCGAGCCGTGCTCGGGGTCGGCAGTGTCGATGGCCATTGcagccttgcgctcgcgctggcgctcAGCCCACGacttcttcctcttcccgacctcctccttgcggcgcttggtctcggcctcgccgcctaAGCGCTGCAGTGCCTCAAGCACTGTCTCGCCACGTTCCATGAGCTGTACGGCGTTGCGCATGAGCTggtgctcgcgctcctcgctgccctcgccaacaGCGAGCTCAGTTTCGCgagcctcgcgctcccTCTCGACcctctcgcgctcgcggtgcgctcggcgcgccTTCTTGATCGCGTCCTTGTCCGCCCCGTCTAACCAGTGGTCGTGTTGCTCGTGCGGATCCTTTTCGTTCTCGACGTACGTCTCACCGCCCTCGGTGAAGCGTCCCTCCTCGAATTCCTTCTTCATGTTGAAGGGTGTGATCTCGACGCCCATCGACCCATCTAAGCCGGTCCCCggctcctccgcctccgagtccgagtcctcGTTGTCGGCTCGCTTGAACcgcttcccctccccattGTCCAAGTCCTCCTggccctcgacgtcgcgcaAATCCATGAACTCCTTGTTCTTCTCtttctccttgtccttccCCTTGCcttcgtcgtcatcgtccccgaacatgtcgacgtcgtcgtcgtcgtcggcttCCTCCTTTGGCCGCCGACTGGGCACcacgctctcctcgtcgttggaCGAGTCGGACCCATAGCCGCTCTGGTCGCGCAGGGCTGCGCGCTCCCGCTTCTTTGCGTTACGACTTGTCTCGGTGATGTCAGCCTCGAGGAACTGGTCATCTACTCCGTCATTGGACGCCGAGccgggcgagcgcgcacgccTCGATGGCCCAGCCTCGGATTTCGGCTCAGCGAAGCGTGTCCGCTTGGGTGCACCGGATGGGTCGCCTCCAGTCCGTTTGACAGGCATAGTAGGTGGTGGGGTATATGATGGGATGTCGAGTCGTTATTCTGAGCGGCGAATGTCAACATTCAGCTTGGGTGGAGCGGGAGCAAAATGCGTCTGACGTCGATGGCCCACCCCCTAGCTAACTGCACCGAGGACATGAACGCCGAGGTGGTATGCATGCGGCACCTCGGGTTCAAATACAATACATATCGGGTCCTTCTCCATCTGTCTATTTCTACAGCTGCACACCTCTGGGGTAGCGGGCATGCACGCCAAGCTGCGGTCAGCATCGCCCGTGGGAGagtgggggagggaaggctGCTCGAGAGTATAGCTAGCGGTGCAGCCAGAGCTACAACATCCGAGTTTCTGCGCCCTTGGGTAGGCGCCAGGTAGAGTGCAGAGTGGAGTCGAGGCGTGACCTGAGTGAAAGACATTGGCACTCACCTGCAAGCCACAGAACACCATGAACACGGCATACACGATCGCGGACGTGTAACAGAGCTTGGCGACAAAGTCCGGGTCCTCAGGATCCTCGTGAGAACTGGTAAGGCCATATGCGCGGTGGCTGAAGAAGTATCCGAACACTGGGCGTCAGTACGAgagtgagggcgaggaaggtgtaGGAAGACGCACCGGACAGGATGATGACGCCGAAGAACGAGAGAACGGTACAGCAGCCCGCTGCATGTCAGATTGCAGCACATAAACATGCTTACCCATGCCGGGGGAGACGACGGGCCTAATGTTAAGGACCATGTTGGACTGGTTGTGATGGGGGATGTAAATggcaacagcaacagcaacagcaacagcgaCGCTCACCCTGTCGGTGGGTCGTCACGGGTGACGTTTGGGTCATATCAGAACGCGGCGAATTCCACGCAATTAATTTTGAGATTGAGGCCTCCACTGCATAATTTCTGAAGATCACCTTGttgacctccaccacaaCTAACACCATGTTCAAgaacaagggcaagaagagcGGGCCCAGCGGGCCCAGCGCACCCAAGGCGCGCAAGTCTTTCGAGGGCTCCAAGCCTGCACGCGGGGGGATTAGCGACGAGCTTCGGCAGGCTgtggccgacctcggcggcgacgatgaggatctcgagctcatcgcTGGCGTAgacaacgacgacggggaTGATGTGATCGCGGCCAAGGGGGCGGCTATGGATGAGGTGAGTTTGCTGGCATAGTTGTGtggagctgacaacagggcGACCTGCGGAAAGCGTTGGGTAACTTCATGAAGGGCCTCGACTTTGGGAATGCGGGTGCGCCGGCacccaaggccgaggaggaggacgaggccgaggaggagagcgaggatgaggatgaggatgaggatgaggatgaggatgaggatgaggatgaagaggagtCCGACGGCAGTGATaaggctgaggaggacgaggaggaggaggagagcgacgaggaggaccacagggaggacgaggtcaagccACAGCCCAAGGCTGCACCAGAACCTACACCCGAGGCCGCGCCTCAAAGAACCGACCCCGAGCCGACCAGTGGAAGGGTGAGTTGACATTGTTAGAGcggagctgacaccaggccgTCCCCGCCGAGCCTACTTgggccgacctcgtgccCGAGCTCTCGACGCCCAACAAGCCACTGGGCCGCGTTGCCCCCGAGATTCTCAATAACTaccgccagcgcggcgagcgtcTGCTCTCAGAGCTCCCGAAGCCCCAGCGCgtcggcagcagcagcgacgCGGCGTTCATCTCGCAGATCCTTTCGAGCGGTACCCACAACGACAAACTGTCTGCTCTGGTTCTCATTGTGCGCGAGAGCCCGATCCACGGTGTCTcggagctcgagcgcctccgcAACATGGCCGGATGGCGTGACGGTGCACCTGGCGGTGGAGCGCGTGACCTGCGCCTGGCTTCGGTGCGCGCGCTTGCCGACTGGTGGGTGActggcggcggcaaggcTGCAGGCAAGCTCAAGTGAGTCTTTCTTACGGCGCTTCTGACTCCAGATACTTTGCCGACCAGCCGCTTCTCGCTCACCCCGACGTCACGGACCGGCACCTCGTCGTTTTCATGTTCGAGGACTTCCTCAAGAAGTGGTtcttcaacctcctccagatcctcgaggcgcttaCCCACGACCAGCTGCCATACGTGCGTATgaaggcgctcgacgtcgttTTCCAGCTGCTCTCGGGCAACGCGGAGCAGGAACAGAACctgctccgcctcggcgtcaacaagctcggcgacaaCGACCGCGCCGTTGCGTCCAAGGCGAGCtaccatctcctccatctgcTGCAGGTCCACCCGGCTATGAAGGCCGTggttgcgcgcgaggtATCGGCACTCGTGCTCAAGACGACACTGACGGGCCCCGCTGGCGCCGCTTCCTCGGGCGCGCATATGCGTttcgacgacgatgagcccaagaagaaggaggagaagaaggaggtcAACGACCACGGGCGGTACTACGGCCTCATCACGCTCAACCAGATGACGCTCACGAGCAAGGACAACGACGTTGCTGGCCGCCTGGTGGAGGTATACTTTGAGGTGTTCCGCGAGATCCtgggtgacgaggagaagcgcggcgacgcggtcgacgaggacgaggagcgcgagaagatcACCGGCAAGGTCGGCAAGTGGCAGGGACGCCGGAAGGgtgccaaggccaagggcggacgcaaggaggaggaggagcttgtcgagTCTGGCgcggccaagctcatcgCGGCCGTTCTGACCGGTATCAATCGTGCGCTGCCgttcgccaagctcgacgagggccTGTTCTCGGGGTACATGGAGACTCTGTTCAAGATCTGCCACGCGGGGACGTTCAACACTTCGATCCAGGCGCTCCAGCTCATCTTCCAGGTGTCCAAGTCTCGCCAGACGGTCAGCGACCGCTTTTACCGGACACTGTATGAGTCGCTGTTTGACTCTCGCCTTCTCATGTCCTCCAAGCAAGCCATGTACCTCAACCTTTTGttcaaggcgctcaagcacGACACGTCGTTGCCGCGCGTCATGGCCTTTGTCAAGCGCCTCTTGCAGATGCTGACGCTGCACCAGCCGCCTTTCATCTCAGGCGCACTgtacctcctcggcgagttGTTCAACACCATGCCGGGTTTGCGGCGCATGCTCAtcgagcccgaggacgatggcgaggagcactttgtcgatgccgacggcgacaagccggccaaggccgaggcgaaCAAGACCTCTGGGCCAGTATATGacggcaagaagcgcgagcCTCAGTACGCGCACGCCGACACGAGCTGTCTCTGGGAGCTCCTGCCATTCACGACGCACTTCCATCCCAGTGTTGCGCTTCAGGCCAACCAGCTGCTCATGGGCGAGCAGCTGACTGGCTCGCCCGACATTTCGCTCAACACGCTCATCTCGTTCCTCGACAAGTTTGTGTACCGCAACCCGAAgaagacggcggcggcaaaGGGCGCGAGTATCATGCAGCCCGCGGCTGTCAGCGACCACACTGGAACGGTTATTCGgatgcgcggcgcgcgcgcaggtGGCGACGCGGTCAACTCGGAGTCGTTCTGGCGcaagaaggtcgaggacgtgccTGCCGACCAGCTGTTCTTCCACAAGTTCTTCGCAACCAAGCTCGCACGCAAGGAGGCTTCCAAAAAGAAGCGCGGtgcggacgacgaggagatgagcGAGAACGAGTTCCCGGAGAGCCTGGGAGGTTCGGATGAGGAGGGAtcggaggaggaagaaggaggagagaaggacgaggagagcgacttggaagaggccgagatcTGGAAGGCCATGCAGGGCACGATGCCGGACGCTGGCGACGACATGGGCCTGTCTGACGACTCGGATGGGGACGTCGACTACTCgtccgacgaggagggaggagaagggaaggaggtagaggaggtagaggagggcgaagatgatgaggaggaggtagaGGATGAGGGCATGGAGTCGGACGACGCtggcgaccgcgacgacgtgtcggacgacgaggacttCCCATCGttcgccgaggacgacgacgacctcatctcgctcgacgagatgccGGACGAGGTTCTCAATGCcgagagtgaggaggacgaagaggaggaggaggacccCGCAGCAGGtgccaagcgcaagcgccgcgaggagcgcaaggaaCGGCGtaagaagcgcaaggagatGCCGGCGTTTGCAAGCTACGAGGACTACGCCAAGCTTATCGAGGCGGACAGCGAGTAGGGATTATAGATGCATTACACCCCTGGTTGCCAAGTGTATTAAGTGAAGTTTAGTCTTATCTCAGGCATGGATCTGTTTTCTAATGGCGGCCTGTTGGCCTTCTCTTCCCTCATCCCGGGTCCTGCTGGCTCCGCATCagccgcgagctcgggcacgagcgcgagcacggCAGCATCGTAAACCATCCCCACGAGGTGGGCATTACACcccgcgtcgccaagcATGTCTACTGCCCTCCCCAAATCCAGTCCGAGTCCCATGCCACCACGTCTCCTCAAGATCTCCCTCAACCGCTCCTTCATGACGTCCGCTTCGTCCGCACTCGGCTCGACTGGCGGCGGACCGGGCCATCCATCAGGGAAGAGCACGCGTtcgagcagcgcgacgacctTGACCCCCATCTCAGGCGTAAGAAGCAAGTCGAGGAGGTACGGTGCCAAACGGTCGGCCGCGGGTCCAAACAGAGTAGCAAGGACATCGACAGCGCCGAGTGTCAATCTGAGCCCTAGTCGAGGGGcgggggagaggaagagtgCACTCTCGCGCAAGAGTACGACCCAGGGATCGAGGACGTGGTTCTTCgtgggaggcggcgcaccACTCCAAGCTGCAGTGAGGAAGATTGCGCCGTTCCAAAGCAATGTGACGAAGGCAAGGAGGCACGTCCACACATATAAAACGGCGTCAAGGACGTATGCGGCGTGGGCACCGAGTTTCGCTGGCAAACCTTTGGTCGGCAGAGATGGTGTAGATGGGAGGGCGGGCTTGTCGAGGtgtttgaggaggagctcagCCCAGAACCACGGCGCTACGAGACGTTTCCCCACGCCGCCTAGGACCGAGCGAGCGACGACTTCACGCACGATGAGCCGTTGCGCATCCGCCTCATACTCTAGTGGTGGGAGGGCGTGCGcaaggagcgcgtcggctAGAGCGGTGAGGTACGCGGGGTTGAGGGCGTATTCTTCTTCTGGatgggaggagatgggggCTGGAGCGAGGGTGACGACACGCAGCGGTAGGCGGGCGTGATATGCCTCTGGGACGGATGCGAGAGACGATCCATGAGCAGAGGAAAGGGTGTGCAGGTGTGTTGCCAGTagggtggggaggtgggagaggagTAAAGTATGCAGACGGTCACGGTCGAGTGTGAGGCTGCGGGCTACTGGGGCAACAATGTCCCTATTGATGGCCGGAAGGAGGGCTGTATCGCGGCTCAACCGGCCATACCATTGTTGGATGTAGGCGCGGagtgcgagggcgatgaggtGGTAGATTCTATCGTGGAGGTCGGAGACCGACGCCCCCTCTTCTGAAGGgtgagggaagagggaCGGGAGAAGGATCACTTCCGGCTCAGCTTTGGATGCAAGGGGCCAAGTTGTGCGCGAACTGATTGGGCCGGTGGGTGCTAGGAGTTGCTGTGCAAGCGGCAAGTCGCGCCGCCTTGGACGCGGCATGTGTGTGTTTTGGCAGAGTgttgggtggtggaggatggTATGGTACGGCTTTGGCTTTGGTTagtggcggcgacgtgtTTGGTCGCGTGTCACGCGGGTGTCACCGCTGCTCTGCGATGTGGTACTGCGGTCTGGGTGCAAGATTGTGCATGGTAATGGTGGAATGGGCAACGTCGAGTGAACTGTCGGATTTGATAGCAGCCATGCATGTCATCTTCCTTGCTTTGCTGCGTGGCGTGCGCTTGCAGCTGCGTTAGATGTTTGATCTTGGGGTCAAACAAGGTAATCGTGATGAATCTTTGTTGATTGGGTAAAGGATCACTTTTAGTATTGCAAGATCATAATCAAGGTTCTAATCACGTGACGTTTTGATCAACCAAGAACCCGAGATCACAACACAGACCATGTTACAAACAGCCCCCGCCCTGACACCTCCCATGAGTCGAGGTATATAATTCCCCTTGGCACAATCTCTCTTGACATCATCCACAtcgtcttcgtcttccACAACCGCTCTCGAGCAACCCTCTACTACTCCCACTTTACAACCCCCACAACAAACACACTACAATGTCCGGTCGCGGAAAGGGTGGCAAGGGcctcggcaagggcggcgCCAAGCGTCACCGCAAGGTTCTTCGTGACAACATCCAGTGAGTCTGCCTCTCCTTGCTCAACAGATCTTGTTGCTGACAACCAGGGGTATCACCAAGCCCGCTATCCGCCGTCTCGCCCGTCGTGGTGGTGTCAAGCGTATCTCGGGCCTCATCTACGAGGAGACGCGTGGCGTCCTCAAGATCTTCCTCGAGAACGTCATCCGTGACTCGGTCACG contains the following coding sequences:
- a CDS encoding uncharacterized protein (Lin1 family), with product MPVKRTGGDPSGAPKRTRFAEPKSEAGPSRRARSPGSASNDGVDDQFLEADITETSRNAKKRERAALRDQSGYGSDSSNDEESVVPSRRPKEEADDDDDVDMFGDDDDEGKGKDKEKEKNKEFMDLRDVEGQEDLDNGEGKRFKRADNEDSDSEAEEPGTGLDGSMGVEITPFNMKKEFEEGRFTEGGETYVENEKDPHEQHDHWLDGADKDAIKKARRAHRERERVEREREARETELAVGEGSEEREHQLMRNAVQLMERGETVLEALQRLGGEAETKRRKEEVGKRKKSWAERQRERKAAMAIDTADPEHGSPFGRLTAIVSSLQAIGQLDVYSLSREAVQRMLPREETASAAAPARPPSVNRAFQYRFSLAYLRTLPEDQRPVEREVFGPFSLLQLRGWKATGFFGPNCENIEVHVVNPVEEQPWGTWDAVVEKK
- a CDS encoding uncharacterized protein (endoribonuclease activity); the protein is MVLNIRPVVSPGMAGCCTVLSFFGVIILSVFGYFFSHRAYGLTSSHEDPEDPDFVAKLCYTSAIVYAVFMVFCGLQLGVHARYPRGVQL
- the MAK21 gene encoding uncharacterized protein (CBF/Mak21 family), whose product is MFKNKGKKSGPSGPSAPKARKSFEGSKPARGGISDELRQAVADLGGDDEDLELIAGVDNDDGDDVIAAKGAAMDEGDLRKALGNFMKGLDFGNAGAPAPKAEEEDEAEEESEDEDEDEDEDEDEDEDEEESDGSDKAEEDEEEEESDEEDHREDEVKPQPKAAPEPTPEAAPQRTDPEPTSGRAVPAEPTWADLVPELSTPNKPLGRVAPEILNNYRQRGERLLSELPKPQRVGSSSDAAFISQILSSGTHNDKLSALVLIVRESPIHGVSELERLRNMAGWRDGAPGGGARDLRLASVRALADWWVTGGGKAAGKLKYFADQPLLAHPDVTDRHLVVFMFEDFLKKWFFNLLQILEALTHDQLPYVRMKALDVVFQLLSGNAEQEQNLLRLGVNKLGDNDRAVASKASYHLLHLLQVHPAMKAVVAREVSALVLKTTLTGPAGAASSGAHMRFDDDEPKKKEEKKEVNDHGRYYGLITLNQMTLTSKDNDVAGRLVEVYFEVFREILGDEEKRGDAVDEDEEREKITGKVGKWQGRRKGAKAKGGRKEEEELVESGAAKLIAAVLTGINRALPFAKLDEGLFSGYMETLFKICHAGTFNTSIQALQLIFQVSKSRQTVSDRFYRTLYESLFDSRLLMSSKQAMYLNLLFKALKHDTSLPRVMAFVKRLLQMLTLHQPPFISGALYLLGELFNTMPGLRRMLIEPEDDGEEHFVDADGDKPAKAEANKTSGPVYDGKKREPQYAHADTSCLWELLPFTTHFHPSVALQANQLLMGEQLTGSPDISLNTLISFLDKFVYRNPKKTAAAKGASIMQPAAVSDHTGTVIRMRGARAGGDAVNSESFWRKKVEDVPADQLFFHKFFATKLARKEASKKKRGADDEEMSENEFPESLGGSDEEGSEEEEGGEKDEESDLEEAEIWKAMQGTMPDAGDDMGLSDDSDGDVDYSSDEEGGEGKEVEEVEEGEDDEEEVEDEGMESDDAGDRDDVSDDEDFPSFAEDDDDLISLDEMPDEVLNAESEEDEEEEEDPAAGAKRKRREERKERRKKRKEMPAFASYEDYAKLIEADSE
- the HHF1 gene encoding uncharacterized protein (Core component of nucleosome. Nucleosomes wrap and compact DNA into chromatin, limiting DNA accessibility to the cellular machineries which require DNA as a template. Histones thereby play a central role in transcription regulation, DNA repair, DNA replication and chromosomal stability. DNA accessibility is regulated via a complex set of post-translational modifications of histones, also called histone code, and nucleosome remodeling); this translates as MSGRGKGGKGLGKGGAKRHRKVLRDNIQGITKPAIRRLARRGGVKRISGLIYEETRGVLKIFLENVIRDSVTYTEHAKRKTVTSLDVVYALKRQGRTLYGFGA